A genomic segment from Tuwongella immobilis encodes:
- the rpsL gene encoding 30S ribosomal protein S12 has translation MPTINQLVRTPRVPQKSKPKHPAMQGCPQKRGVCLQVKTMTPKKPNSAMRKVARVRLSNGIEVTAYIPGEGHNLQEHSIVLVRGGRVRDLPGVRYHIVRGVLDSQGVPDRKQARSKYGTKKGGGK, from the coding sequence ATGCCGACGATCAATCAATTGGTTCGCACTCCTCGCGTGCCGCAGAAGTCCAAGCCGAAACACCCGGCGATGCAGGGCTGCCCACAAAAGCGTGGGGTCTGCTTGCAAGTGAAGACCATGACTCCGAAGAAGCCGAACTCGGCGATGCGGAAAGTGGCCCGTGTTCGGTTGTCGAACGGGATCGAAGTGACTGCCTACATCCCCGGCGAAGGCCACAACCTGCAAGAACACTCAATCGTGTTGGTGCGTGGTGGCCGGGTACGCGACCTCCCCGGGGTTCGCTACCACATCGTTCGCGGCGTGCTCGACTCGCAAGGTGTGCCGGATCGAAAGCAAGCACGCTCGAAGTATGGTACGAAGAAGGGTGGCGGCAAGTAA
- the rpsG gene encoding 30S ribosomal protein S7: MAGKRTASQSSLKPDPRFNSVLVSKFINCLMHDGKKSTAMRIFYDAMDRIMKRMPDINPLDVFVQAVEHVKPTVEVRSRRVGGANYQVPMQVKRERQQSLSIRWIIAAARNKSGRPMFERLSDEFMAAYRREGEAMSKREQTIKMADANKAFAHFAW; the protein is encoded by the coding sequence ATGGCCGGAAAGCGAACCGCGAGCCAATCCTCGCTCAAGCCTGACCCCCGCTTCAACTCGGTGTTGGTCAGCAAGTTCATCAATTGCCTGATGCATGATGGCAAGAAATCGACCGCCATGCGAATTTTCTATGATGCCATGGATCGCATCATGAAGCGCATGCCGGATATTAACCCGCTGGATGTCTTCGTTCAAGCGGTTGAGCATGTCAAGCCGACCGTTGAAGTTCGTTCCCGCCGCGTCGGTGGTGCGAACTATCAGGTTCCGATGCAAGTGAAGCGCGAACGGCAACAAAGCTTGTCGATTCGCTGGATCATCGCCGCTGCCCGGAACAAGTCGGGTCGCCCGATGTTCGAGCGGCTGTCCGATGAATTCATGGCTGCATATCGTCGTGAAGGCGAAGCCATGTCCAAGCGCGAACAAACCATTAAGATGGCCGATGCCAACAAGGCATTCGCCCACTTTGCCTGGTAA
- the fusA gene encoding elongation factor G, which translates to MAKEQPNFDLRTIRNIGVIAHIDAGKTTTTEHLLYYSGAKHKLGAVDDGNTETDYDVEEQNRGITIYSACVPFKWLDCTVNLIDTPGHVDFTAEVERSLRVLDGAIVVFDAQRGVEAQTETVWRQANKYNVPRIVFMNKMDVVGANFDRSVADVVERLSGNPVPIFMPIGAGGQKDTTTPFCGIIDLIRMKALYFEGTDKGKSVREAEIPEDLSLDAQDRREKMLDALSRFDDALTEAMLEGRDIDEAMIRNAIRTQTISGQIQPVFCGSGREHIGIQPLLDGITYYLPSPLDRPPIVGTNPKKPDKEERRKPDLQEPFAGLVFKVITSDHGELSFIRIYSGTLKANSRLFNPGKDKKEVVGKIFRVHADPKVDREDLPEAYAGDIIATMNLKDTVTGDTLCETQHPILLEKIVFAEAVVSQSIEPESSADKDRLADTLSKLNREDPTFLYRIDSETGQMLMSGMGTLHLEVKKNRMERDFRLKVRVGKPRVSYREMLRDPITVVGEFIRTAGSTSFFAKVVVKFDNQKNDQSATVNHRIKPNHLKAEFLTAAERGLRNGLMSGALGYPILNTQATIIDAEQDELLSNEVAFEAAGNDAVQKALQDNVILLEPIMKVAVTVPDDFVGNIIADLSARGAEITKTESTGKLMELEALVPLAKMFDYADKARSLSQGRAASSLTPSHYAAAPESVLRAMLDPDSVGY; encoded by the coding sequence ATGGCGAAAGAACAGCCCAATTTCGATCTGCGGACGATCCGCAACATTGGCGTCATTGCTCATATTGATGCGGGCAAAACGACGACAACCGAACATTTGCTCTATTATTCCGGCGCAAAACACAAGCTTGGTGCGGTCGATGATGGCAACACCGAAACGGACTACGATGTCGAAGAACAGAATCGCGGCATCACCATCTACAGTGCTTGCGTTCCGTTCAAATGGCTCGATTGTACCGTCAATCTGATCGATACCCCCGGACACGTTGATTTCACCGCCGAGGTGGAGCGGTCGCTCCGCGTCTTGGACGGTGCGATTGTCGTCTTCGATGCCCAGCGCGGCGTCGAAGCCCAGACGGAAACCGTTTGGCGGCAAGCGAATAAGTACAATGTGCCGCGAATCGTGTTCATGAATAAGATGGACGTGGTGGGAGCCAACTTCGATCGCTCAGTCGCGGATGTTGTGGAGCGATTGTCTGGGAATCCCGTGCCGATTTTCATGCCGATCGGTGCGGGGGGGCAAAAAGATACCACCACGCCGTTTTGCGGGATTATCGATCTGATTCGGATGAAGGCACTTTATTTCGAAGGCACCGATAAAGGCAAGTCGGTTCGCGAAGCCGAGATCCCCGAAGATTTGTCGCTCGATGCCCAAGATCGCCGCGAAAAAATGCTCGATGCCCTGAGCCGCTTTGACGATGCGCTCACCGAGGCGATGCTTGAAGGCCGCGACATTGATGAGGCGATGATCCGCAATGCGATCCGCACGCAGACCATCAGCGGCCAGATTCAGCCAGTGTTTTGCGGGTCGGGTCGTGAGCATATCGGAATCCAGCCGCTGCTCGACGGCATCACTTATTATCTACCCAGTCCGCTGGATCGTCCGCCGATCGTCGGGACCAATCCGAAGAAGCCGGATAAGGAAGAACGACGCAAGCCCGATTTGCAGGAACCCTTTGCGGGACTGGTGTTTAAGGTCATTACCAGCGATCACGGCGAACTGTCGTTCATTCGGATCTATTCGGGGACATTGAAGGCGAACTCCCGGTTGTTCAATCCTGGGAAAGATAAAAAGGAAGTGGTTGGGAAGATCTTCCGGGTGCATGCTGATCCGAAAGTGGATCGCGAAGATCTGCCCGAAGCCTATGCGGGCGATATCATTGCGACGATGAACTTGAAGGATACGGTTACTGGGGATACGCTCTGCGAGACGCAGCATCCGATTCTGCTGGAAAAGATCGTGTTTGCGGAAGCGGTGGTGTCGCAGTCGATCGAACCGGAATCGTCGGCAGATAAAGATCGTTTGGCAGATACGCTTTCGAAGCTGAATCGTGAAGATCCGACGTTCTTGTATCGGATCGATAGCGAGACCGGGCAAATGCTGATGTCCGGGATGGGGACTCTGCATCTGGAAGTCAAGAAGAACCGCATGGAGCGGGACTTTCGCTTGAAGGTGCGAGTCGGCAAGCCGCGGGTGAGCTACCGCGAGATGCTGCGCGATCCGATTACCGTCGTCGGCGAGTTCATTCGGACTGCAGGCTCCACGTCATTCTTCGCGAAGGTGGTCGTGAAATTTGACAATCAGAAGAATGATCAATCGGCGACTGTGAATCATCGGATCAAACCGAATCATCTGAAGGCCGAATTTTTGACAGCTGCGGAGCGCGGGCTTCGCAACGGGTTGATGTCGGGCGCGTTGGGCTATCCGATTCTGAATACGCAAGCGACGATCATCGATGCGGAGCAAGATGAGCTGCTCTCCAACGAAGTGGCGTTCGAGGCGGCGGGGAATGACGCCGTTCAGAAAGCCTTGCAGGATAACGTGATCCTGCTGGAACCGATCATGAAAGTGGCCGTGACGGTGCCGGATGATTTCGTGGGCAATATCATTGCCGATCTGTCCGCTCGCGGGGCAGAAATCACCAAGACGGAATCGACCGGCAAGTTGATGGAACTCGAAGCGTTGGTGCCGTTGGCAAAGATGTTTGACTATGCGGATAAGGCGCGGTCGTTGTCCCAAGGTCGGGCCGCATCGTCGTTGACGCCATCGCACTACGCCGCTGCACCGGAAAGCGTGTTGCGAGCGATGCTTGATCCAGATTCGGTCGGGTATTGA
- a CDS encoding RNA polymerase sigma factor — MPGAPDPNPLDAWVLATSARALGYARSLLGGNWHQAEDIVQDCYCRVLRHADEYNLPQDGMKILLRAITNACINARTRRRPWLSLFRQQDDDQTAIEPADPRPEPVEQRLMQQELVEQIAAGMALLPPIQRAALQLKADGHSQAEIAEILDVSAGNVGVLIHRARKTLGDFLAPYLDPEVSS; from the coding sequence GTGCCCGGTGCTCCTGACCCGAATCCACTCGATGCCTGGGTGCTGGCAACTTCCGCCCGCGCACTGGGTTACGCCCGATCGCTGTTGGGTGGGAACTGGCATCAGGCCGAGGATATCGTTCAGGATTGCTATTGCCGAGTCCTCCGACATGCAGATGAATACAATCTTCCGCAAGACGGAATGAAAATTCTGCTCCGCGCAATCACCAATGCGTGCATCAATGCCCGAACGCGCCGCCGACCGTGGCTGAGTCTGTTTCGTCAGCAAGACGACGACCAGACCGCGATCGAACCAGCCGATCCACGCCCCGAGCCCGTGGAGCAACGACTGATGCAGCAAGAACTTGTGGAGCAAATCGCAGCCGGGATGGCGTTGCTTCCGCCGATTCAGCGGGCAGCACTCCAACTCAAGGCAGACGGTCATTCCCAGGCCGAGATCGCCGAGATTCTGGATGTGTCTGCAGGCAATGTCGGCGTCCTGATCCATCGTGCCCGAAAGACGTTAGGTGATTTTCTGGCTCCTTATCTGGACCCCGAGGTGTCGTCATGA
- a CDS encoding NADPH:quinone reductase, with protein MKAAIIRATGGPEVLELTEVPTPEPQPGQVRVRIRASAINPIDTYIRSGMVALSLPLPAILGCDFAGEVDAVGEGVTQFQVGQRVWGSNQGLAGRSGTLCEYACIGTEWVYPTPDAIRDRDMAALALVGITAHLGLFACANLQPGETVFVNGGTGGVGSMVVQMAKAAGAAVITSVGSSEKAKLARELGADEVILYKEENIYQGVASRTGGKGVSVWYETQREPDLLQTVPVMQPRGRIILMAGRQSQATLPVGPFYVKNLAILGFAMFNFTAQEQRLCADQIQTWIREGKLKALVGLELPLEQAAEGHRVQEANSMQKAGTLSGKIVIIP; from the coding sequence ATGAAGGCGGCGATCATTCGAGCGACGGGCGGCCCGGAAGTTTTGGAGCTGACGGAAGTTCCGACCCCGGAACCGCAACCTGGCCAAGTTCGTGTGCGAATTCGCGCCTCGGCAATCAATCCGATTGATACGTATATTCGTTCGGGGATGGTTGCGTTGTCACTGCCCTTGCCGGCGATTCTCGGATGTGATTTCGCCGGTGAGGTCGATGCGGTTGGCGAAGGTGTGACGCAATTCCAAGTGGGCCAACGGGTTTGGGGATCGAACCAGGGACTTGCCGGGCGATCGGGAACCCTGTGCGAATATGCCTGCATCGGGACGGAATGGGTCTACCCGACCCCCGACGCAATCCGCGATCGGGACATGGCCGCGCTGGCATTGGTGGGAATTACCGCGCATTTGGGATTATTCGCTTGTGCGAACCTTCAGCCGGGCGAGACAGTGTTCGTCAACGGTGGTACCGGCGGCGTCGGCTCCATGGTGGTGCAGATGGCGAAGGCGGCTGGCGCAGCTGTGATTACCAGCGTTGGATCATCTGAGAAAGCGAAGCTGGCCCGCGAATTGGGAGCGGATGAGGTCATTCTCTATAAGGAAGAGAATATCTACCAAGGGGTTGCGTCGCGGACGGGAGGCAAAGGCGTCTCGGTTTGGTACGAGACGCAACGCGAGCCGGATCTGCTGCAAACGGTGCCGGTGATGCAGCCACGGGGGCGAATCATTCTGATGGCGGGACGGCAATCGCAGGCCACGCTGCCGGTGGGGCCGTTCTATGTGAAGAATCTGGCGATTCTGGGCTTTGCGATGTTCAACTTCACGGCCCAGGAACAACGCTTGTGTGCCGATCAGATCCAGACTTGGATCCGCGAAGGCAAACTGAAAGCCTTGGTGGGATTGGAGTTACCGCTGGAACAGGCGGCAGAAGGGCATCGGGTGCAAGAAGCCAATTCGATGCAAAAGGCAGGGACGCTCTCGGGTAAGATCGTCATCATTCCGTGA
- a CDS encoding PD-(D/E)XK nuclease family protein — translation MPVTVHLRAHSTWADLSHEFRESTPDAARTGAVFLVANPLQANDLRQAWLERAGPSASAWSPRIETWDSLLAGFLEPIGDRIPSDWRIRLSIEAVAQVMGSRAELSRFDVTHESRGLLDGLMSVWEELRLSDTSTSTFLELCQGWDDSENVREFARLLQRTSQMLQQQQWLEPMLVSGVIRQRIARGELHGLGRLWVAGFADWNPALRAICEAVLDPAGELTIALPWDRFGAADWLATTFTANGWMVRRHEPKKSPMPRKPLAMHWLRERLFVRGVPQPIPGSGPIPGIEAIEAAGDEAEARLVARRLVEMLGSGVPAERIVITGRNLERHREMLRAEFAEYPLPMVNPEPVELIRSPAVRFLLRAMQASEEQFPFAEITAVLRSTYFRPNWPSCEGDPERPLQAESLLRRLGEPRDRAVYLRGVRRWIDDPPQMLEDEQAERYHWRRMQEMAKVCEPFLIEFFQLWDGLPDRPETLTNLVRWLERLVQRIGMFATLERGGFDDRAVRIWLAHLAEWADENPQLGRIDRLRFFQKARSIAMHATLEDRTGFQGRIRLVPVEQAVACECDVLVLMGLGEGSFPRIAPPNVLIDDAFRTRLGLPDAAGRLEQETTLFYRLVTRPMRTLVLSYSAVDPKGQALLPSSFLLQVHDCLGKDRIPTQSQRIRIDGFLSDRPLCAAEFRTQWALAYRQHQQRAKQSAHARRAISTAGLSPQLAAHLQEIERIETARFDPQTYSRYDGLMSPAVIGDLLEERFGPEKVLSPTALETYIQCPFRFGMGNALFLKPLEDPGERVEQTQRGSAFHRALARFHTELRDEQDQWFHLSELPEMLTERLQAKLDQAIADYTQRMGNPAARRLWELEGERLRRAVARYRDRWQKYLASCPATEAKPRPWAFELDFGQPTPAGQPPGAPALEIARDGNRVRLGGRIDRVDVADWDDAHGFTIIDYKTGSRAYYDDDDVHDFVKLQMPVYAMAMESILLTDRPAIPIGFLYWMLTDAKERNLVVPGKRQSVDRAQMQQHWRDVRGRLELTVLDLVGRIRDGDFRLQPRSEECASLCEFSQICRINQVRMLTKVRDGLNRKPLEEALRMRQS, via the coding sequence ATGCCAGTCACCGTTCATCTTCGCGCACATTCGACGTGGGCCGACCTGAGCCACGAATTTCGGGAATCCACACCCGACGCCGCTCGTACCGGGGCGGTGTTCCTGGTTGCAAACCCCTTACAGGCCAACGATTTGCGACAGGCGTGGCTGGAACGCGCAGGCCCGTCCGCCTCGGCATGGTCACCACGCATTGAGACTTGGGATTCCCTGCTGGCGGGGTTTCTGGAGCCGATTGGCGATCGCATTCCATCGGATTGGCGCATTCGTCTGAGTATCGAAGCCGTGGCACAAGTCATGGGCAGTCGGGCCGAGTTATCCCGATTCGATGTCACGCATGAGAGTCGTGGCTTGCTCGATGGTCTGATGTCGGTTTGGGAAGAACTGCGACTGTCCGACACCTCCACCAGCACCTTTTTGGAATTGTGTCAAGGGTGGGACGATAGCGAAAACGTGCGGGAATTTGCACGCTTGTTGCAGCGAACCTCCCAAATGCTCCAACAGCAGCAATGGTTGGAACCGATGTTGGTCAGCGGCGTGATTCGGCAACGGATCGCCCGCGGCGAATTGCACGGGCTGGGGCGGCTCTGGGTGGCTGGTTTCGCCGACTGGAATCCGGCACTTCGAGCAATCTGCGAAGCGGTGCTTGATCCCGCTGGCGAGTTGACAATCGCTCTGCCGTGGGATCGTTTTGGGGCTGCGGATTGGTTGGCGACGACCTTCACCGCGAACGGGTGGATGGTCCGACGCCATGAACCGAAAAAATCGCCCATGCCTCGTAAGCCCTTGGCCATGCACTGGTTGCGCGAGCGGCTGTTTGTGCGCGGGGTTCCGCAACCCATCCCTGGAAGCGGACCGATTCCGGGAATTGAGGCGATCGAAGCGGCGGGAGATGAGGCCGAGGCGCGGCTGGTGGCGCGGCGGCTGGTGGAGATGCTCGGTTCGGGCGTACCCGCTGAGCGCATCGTCATCACCGGGCGGAATTTGGAACGGCACCGGGAAATGCTCCGTGCCGAGTTCGCGGAATACCCGTTGCCGATGGTCAATCCCGAGCCGGTTGAGCTGATCCGCAGTCCGGCGGTGCGGTTTCTGCTGCGGGCGATGCAAGCATCTGAGGAGCAGTTTCCGTTTGCCGAAATCACGGCGGTGCTGCGCAGTACCTACTTCCGCCCGAATTGGCCCAGTTGCGAGGGCGACCCGGAACGTCCGCTCCAGGCGGAATCGCTGCTACGGCGCTTGGGCGAGCCACGGGATCGGGCGGTCTACCTGCGTGGGGTGCGTCGTTGGATCGACGATCCGCCCCAGATGCTCGAAGATGAGCAAGCCGAACGCTATCACTGGCGCCGGATGCAGGAAATGGCCAAAGTCTGCGAACCATTCTTGATTGAATTCTTTCAATTGTGGGACGGTTTGCCCGATCGTCCGGAGACGCTCACCAATCTGGTACGCTGGCTCGAGCGGTTGGTGCAGCGGATTGGCATGTTCGCCACCCTCGAACGGGGTGGATTCGACGACCGGGCCGTGCGCATCTGGCTGGCGCATCTGGCGGAATGGGCCGACGAAAATCCGCAGTTGGGACGCATCGATCGCTTGCGATTCTTCCAGAAGGCACGCTCGATTGCCATGCACGCGACCCTGGAAGATCGCACCGGATTTCAAGGGCGAATTCGCCTGGTGCCGGTGGAGCAGGCCGTCGCTTGCGAATGCGATGTGCTGGTGCTGATGGGATTGGGGGAGGGGAGTTTCCCACGAATTGCCCCGCCGAATGTGCTGATCGACGATGCGTTTCGGACGCGGCTGGGGTTGCCCGACGCGGCCGGACGGCTGGAGCAGGAAACCACGCTGTTCTACCGGCTGGTCACCCGACCGATGCGCACGCTGGTGCTGAGTTATTCGGCGGTTGATCCGAAGGGGCAGGCGCTGTTGCCCAGTTCGTTTCTGCTGCAGGTGCATGATTGTTTGGGCAAAGATCGGATTCCCACGCAATCGCAGCGAATTCGGATTGATGGATTTTTGAGCGATCGGCCACTTTGCGCCGCCGAATTTCGCACGCAGTGGGCGTTGGCCTATCGCCAGCATCAGCAGCGTGCCAAGCAGTCCGCCCATGCTCGGCGAGCGATCTCCACGGCGGGACTCTCCCCCCAGTTGGCGGCCCATTTGCAGGAAATCGAACGCATCGAAACCGCTCGATTCGATCCGCAAACCTATTCCCGGTACGATGGCCTGATGTCACCCGCCGTGATTGGCGATCTGTTGGAAGAACGATTCGGCCCGGAGAAGGTGCTTTCGCCCACCGCGCTCGAAACGTATATCCAATGCCCATTTCGCTTTGGGATGGGGAATGCCCTGTTTCTGAAGCCGTTGGAAGATCCCGGCGAACGGGTCGAGCAGACGCAACGTGGCTCGGCATTTCATCGCGCCTTGGCCCGATTCCATACCGAATTGCGCGACGAACAGGACCAGTGGTTCCATCTGTCGGAATTGCCGGAGATGCTGACCGAGCGACTGCAAGCCAAGTTGGATCAAGCGATTGCGGATTACACGCAGCGCATGGGGAACCCGGCCGCGCGGCGGTTGTGGGAACTCGAAGGCGAGCGATTGCGGCGAGCGGTGGCTCGGTATCGCGATCGCTGGCAGAAGTATCTGGCGAGCTGTCCGGCGACGGAGGCCAAGCCGCGCCCATGGGCATTTGAATTGGACTTTGGCCAACCGACGCCCGCTGGCCAGCCACCGGGCGCACCCGCACTCGAAATCGCCCGCGATGGCAATCGGGTTCGCCTGGGTGGTCGGATTGATCGCGTCGATGTCGCGGATTGGGACGATGCCCACGGATTCACCATCATCGATTACAAGACCGGCAGCCGGGCCTATTACGATGATGATGATGTGCACGATTTTGTGAAGCTGCAAATGCCGGTCTATGCGATGGCGATGGAATCGATTCTGCTCACGGATCGGCCCGCGATTCCGATTGGCTTTCTGTACTGGATGCTGACGGATGCGAAGGAACGCAACTTGGTGGTTCCGGGCAAACGGCAATCGGTCGATCGTGCCCAGATGCAGCAACATTGGCGAGATGTTCGCGGCCGGCTGGAACTCACCGTGTTGGATCTAGTGGGCCGAATACGGGACGGCGATTTCCGGCTGCAACCACGCTCGGAAGAGTGTGCGAGCCTGTGCGAATTCTCGCAGATTTGTCGCATTAATCAGGTGCGCATGCTTACCAAAGTCCGCGATGGACTGAATCGCAAGCCGTTGGAAGAGGCGTTGAGGATGCGGCAATCATGA